The Bradyrhizobium ottawaense genome window below encodes:
- a CDS encoding transporter substrate-binding domain-containing protein, translating into MAPSQQAKSSKSARILLAGLAVGACLLAGLPGAEAQAPAQQPPAAPQGTQQGTPQAAPRAVQAAPQAVPGFWDPRRRPERPDLSRLTVIRFLTETDYPPFNFTGADGNPAGFNVDLARALCEEIKVTCTVQMRRFETLVDALSSNRGDAIIASMAVSPQLRARVDFTDPYYRVPARFASRKDAVMPEIRPEYLEGKKVGVIAGSAHEAYLKAMFTDAELHGYPNDDALRSALRKGEVDFIFGDAISLAFWINGTDSGDCCAFSGGPFVESRFFGEGIGIAVRKGNDVLRQALNWALFRVWEKGRYTDLWLRYFSVSPF; encoded by the coding sequence ATGGCTCCATCGCAACAGGCGAAATCGTCCAAATCTGCCCGTATCTTGCTGGCGGGGCTGGCCGTCGGCGCCTGCCTGCTCGCAGGCCTTCCCGGCGCCGAGGCGCAGGCCCCGGCCCAGCAGCCTCCAGCGGCGCCCCAAGGAACACAACAGGGGACGCCACAAGCCGCACCTCGGGCGGTGCAGGCCGCCCCGCAAGCCGTACCCGGCTTCTGGGATCCGCGGCGGCGACCGGAGCGGCCGGACCTGTCGCGCCTGACCGTGATCCGCTTCCTGACCGAGACCGACTATCCGCCGTTCAATTTCACCGGCGCCGACGGCAACCCGGCCGGCTTCAACGTCGATCTGGCCCGCGCGCTGTGCGAGGAGATCAAGGTCACTTGCACCGTGCAGATGCGCCGCTTCGAGACGCTGGTCGATGCGCTCTCCTCCAACCGGGGCGATGCCATCATCGCCTCGATGGCGGTCAGCCCGCAGCTGCGCGCCCGGGTCGACTTCACCGATCCCTATTACCGCGTGCCGGCGCGCTTCGCCTCGCGCAAGGACGCGGTGATGCCGGAGATCCGCCCGGAATATCTCGAGGGCAAGAAAGTCGGCGTCATCGCCGGCTCCGCGCACGAGGCCTATCTCAAGGCGATGTTCACCGACGCCGAGCTGCACGGCTATCCCAATGACGACGCGCTCCGCAGCGCTTTGCGCAAGGGCGAGGTCGATTTCATTTTCGGCGACGCCATCTCGCTGGCGTTCTGGATCAACGGCACCGATTCCGGCGATTGCTGCGCCTTCTCCGGCGGTCCCTTCGTCGAGAGCCGTTTCTTCGGCGAAGGCATCGGCATCGCCGTCCGCAAGGGCAACGACGTGCTGCGCCAGGCCCTGAATTGGGCCCTATTCCGCGTCTGGGAAAAAGGCCGCTACACCGATCTGTGGCTGCGGTATTTCTCGGTGAGCCCGTTTTAG